The genomic window CCACCAGACTCAATTGACCGTCGACCAGTACACTCTTGGTATGCAGCAGACCGCCCTCAAACTGATGGATCAGCACTCCGGCTTCCAGTAGTTCGGCAAAAAAGGCCCGGCTGGCCCAGCCTACCAACATGGAGTCGTTGTGGCGTGGAACGATAATATGGACTTCCACGCCGAGCTGTGCCGCGGTACAAATGGCCTGGAGCAAATCGTCGCTCGGCACCAGGTAGGGCGTGGTCATCACCAGTTGTTCGCGCGCCGCATAAATCGAGGTGAGCAACGCCTGATGAATGACGCCCTCGGGGAAACCGGGACCCGACGCGATCACTTGGATGGTGTGTCCGGTGGCCTGTTCAAACGGCATGATATTGACGTCGGGCAGCGGCGGCAGGATGCGTTCCCCGGTTTCAATTTCCCAGTCGCAGGAGAAAATGATCCCCATCGCGGTCGCAACCGGCCCCTCCATGCGCGCCATGATATCGATCCATTGGCCGACGCCGGCGTCCTGTTTGAAAAAACGCGGATCCACCATGTTCATACTACCGGTGTAGGCGACATAATTGTCAATCAGCACCATTTTGCGATGCTGTCGCAAATCCATGCGGCGCAGAAAGACCCGCAGGAGGCTGACGTGCAGGGCTTCTACGACATGCACTCCGGCGGCGCGCATCAGCGCGGGGTAGGGACTGCGGAAAAAGTCCACGCTACCGGCGGAATCGAGCATTAGCCGGCAGCGCACGCCGCGCCGCGCCACCGCCATCAACGCCTCCGCCACCTGGTCCACTAGGCCGCCGCTCTGCCAGATATAGAACACTATCTCAATATTTTTTTGCGCCAGGCCGATATCGCGGACCAGCGCCCGCAGGGCATCATCGCTGCTGGTCAGCAGCTGCATCTGATTGCCCTTCAGGCCACCCATGCCCTGACGGTGCTCGCACAGTTGAAATAACGCCCGGGCCACTTCGCTGTTTTCACTGGCAAAAATGCG from Sodalis glossinidius str. 'morsitans' includes these protein-coding regions:
- the cls gene encoding cardiolipin synthase; amino-acid sequence: MTTLYTVINWLLLFGYWLLIAGVTLRVMMKRRAVPSAMAWLLVIYILPLVGIITYLLFGELNLGKRRAERSKALWPSTAKWIEDLKGCRRIFASENSEVARALFQLCEHRQGMGGLKGNQMQLLTSSDDALRALVRDIGLAQKNIEIVFYIWQSGGLVDQVAEALMAVARRGVRCRLMLDSAGSVDFFRSPYPALMRAAGVHVVEALHVSLLRVFLRRMDLRQHRKMVLIDNYVAYTGSMNMVDPRFFKQDAGVGQWIDIMARMEGPVATAMGIIFSCDWEIETGERILPPLPDVNIMPFEQATGHTIQVIASGPGFPEGVIHQALLTSIYAAREQLVMTTPYLVPSDDLLQAICTAAQLGVEVHIIVPRHNDSMLVGWASRAFFAELLEAGVLIHQFEGGLLHTKSVLVDGQLSLVGTVNLDMRSLWLNFEITLVIDDDDFGSDLARVQEDYIARSRLIEPKVWSKRPYWQRIVERLFYFFSPLL